Proteins found in one Flavobacteriales bacterium genomic segment:
- the tuf gene encoding elongation factor Tu — protein sequence MAKENFNRTKPHLNIGTIGHVDHGKTTLTAAITKVLADAGLAEAQAFDSIDNAPEEKERGITINTAHVEYETVNRHYAHVDCPGHADYVKNMVTGAAQMDGAILVCAATDGPMPQTREHILLARQVGVPAVVVFLNKVDMVDDEELLELVEMEVRELLSFYDYDGDNAPVVSGSALGALNGEAQWVDTVMKLMDSVDAYIPEPVRDNAKDFLMPIEDVFTITGRGTVATGRIETGVANTGDAVDIIGMGAEKLGSTVTGVEMFRKILDRGEAGDNVGILLRGIEKSDIKRGMVICKPGSVTPHTRFKAEVYILKKEEGGRHTPFHNKYRPQFYLRTTDVTGEIHLPDGTEMVMPGDNLTITVELINKVAMSVGLRFAIREGGRTVGAGQITEILN from the coding sequence ATGGCAAAAGAGAATTTTAATCGTACCAAGCCACACTTGAACATTGGTACTATTGGTCATGTTGACCACGGTAAAACTACCTTAACTGCCGCTATTACTAAGGTATTGGCGGACGCTGGATTGGCTGAGGCTCAAGCGTTTGACTCTATCGATAACGCTCCAGAAGAAAAAGAAAGAGGTATTACTATTAACACTGCTCACGTAGAGTATGAAACTGTTAACCGTCACTACGCTCACGTTGACTGTCCAGGTCACGCCGATTACGTAAAGAACATGGTTACTGGTGCTGCTCAAATGGATGGTGCAATTTTAGTATGTGCGGCCACTGATGGTCCTATGCCTCAAACAAGAGAGCACATCTTATTAGCTCGTCAGGTAGGTGTTCCTGCTGTCGTTGTATTCCTTAATAAAGTGGACATGGTTGATGATGAGGAGCTTTTAGAATTAGTAGAAATGGAAGTAAGAGAATTGCTTTCTTTCTACGACTATGATGGCGATAACGCTCCTGTGGTTTCAGGATCTGCTTTGGGTGCACTTAACGGTGAAGCTCAGTGGGTAGATACAGTAATGAAATTAATGGATAGTGTTGATGCGTATATTCCAGAACCAGTTCGTGATAACGCTAAAGACTTCTTGATGCCAATCGAGGATGTATTTACTATTACAGGACGTGGTACTGTTGCTACCGGTCGTATCGAAACAGGTGTTGCAAACACAGGTGATGCAGTTGATATCATCGGTATGGGTGCTGAGAAATTAGGCTCAACTGTTACTGGTGTTGAAATGTTCCGTAAAATCTTAGATAGAGGTGAAGCGGGTGATAATGTAGGTATCCTTCTACGTGGTATTGAGAAATCAGATATCAAAAGAGGTATGGTAATCTGCAAGCCAGGCTCAGTAACTCCTCACACTAGATTTAAAGCTGAGGTTTATATCCTGAAAAAAGAAGAGGGTGGACGTCATACCCCATTCCACAACAAATATCGTCCACAGTTCTACTTAAGAACGACTGATGTAACAGGAGAAATCCATTTACCTGATGGAACTGAAATGGTTATGCCAGGTGATAACTTAACAATTACAGTTGAATTAATCAACAAAGTAGCGATGAGCGTAGGTTTACGTTTTGCAATCCGTGAGGGTGGTAGAACAGTAGGTGCTGGTCAGATTACTGAGATTTTAAACTAG
- the secE gene encoding preprotein translocase subunit SecE — MARFVEYIKESADDLMNKVSWPTWKELQSSSIVVAVASLIIALIVYVMDLSFRNILEVFYDLF, encoded by the coding sequence ATGGCAAGATTTGTCGAGTATATAAAAGAGTCAGCAGATGATCTAATGAACAAGGTCTCTTGGCCAACTTGGAAAGAGTTGCAGAGCAGTTCTATTGTGGTTGCAGTAGCATCCCTAATAATTGCATTGATTGTTTATGTAATGGATTTAAGTTTCCGAAATATTTTGGAAGTTTTTTATGACTTGTTTTAA
- the nusG gene encoding transcription termination/antitermination factor NusG, whose translation MADKHWYVVRAIGGQEKKVSAYIENEISRLNLSDFVSQILVPTEKVFQIRKGKKVSKERNFFPGYILVEANLVGEVPHIIRSIPGVIGFLGATKGGDPVPMRTSEVNRILGKVDELAITDEEIVIPFVVGESVKVIDGPFNSFSGLIEEIDEQKKKLKVTVKIFGRKTPVELSFMQVEKE comes from the coding sequence ATGGCAGATAAACATTGGTACGTTGTTAGAGCTATAGGTGGACAAGAGAAAAAAGTGTCCGCTTACATTGAAAATGAAATCTCAAGATTAAATCTTAGCGATTTTGTTTCTCAAATATTAGTTCCTACTGAAAAAGTATTTCAAATTAGAAAAGGTAAGAAAGTGAGCAAAGAAAGAAATTTCTTTCCTGGATACATTCTAGTTGAAGCCAATCTAGTTGGAGAAGTACCTCACATTATCAGATCAATACCTGGTGTTATCGGATTTTTAGGAGCCACCAAAGGCGGTGACCCTGTTCCAATGAGAACATCTGAAGTTAACAGAATTCTAGGTAAAGTTGATGAGCTTGCAATTACTGATGAGGAAATCGTTATCCCATTTGTTGTAGGCGAATCTGTGAAGGTCATTGACGGACCTTTCAATTCTTTTAGCGGATTAATTGAAGAAATTGACGAGCAAAAGAAAAAATTAAAAGTTACAGTAAAAATATTTGGTCGTAAAACTCCTGTTGAATTGAGTTTTATGCAAGTTGAAAAAGAATAA
- the rplK gene encoding 50S ribosomal protein L11 — MAKEISKVVKLQVRGGAANPSPPVGPALGAAGVNIMEFCKQFNARTQDKQGKVLPVVITVYADKSFEFVIKTAPAAVQLLEASKKKKGSGEPNRNKVGSVTWDQVKSIAEDKMADLNAFSIDSAMMMIAGTARSMGLNVKGGTAPQKK, encoded by the coding sequence ATGGCTAAAGAAATTAGTAAAGTTGTCAAATTACAGGTCAGAGGAGGCGCAGCAAACCCGTCGCCACCAGTAGGTCCTGCTCTTGGTGCGGCTGGTGTTAATATCATGGAGTTCTGTAAGCAGTTTAATGCTAGAACTCAGGATAAGCAAGGAAAAGTTTTACCGGTTGTAATTACCGTATACGCTGATAAATCGTTTGAATTTGTCATCAAAACTGCCCCAGCAGCTGTACAACTATTGGAAGCATCCAAAAAGAAAAAAGGTTCAGGAGAACCAAATAGAAATAAAGTAGGTTCTGTGACATGGGATCAGGTTAAATCTATTGCAGAAGATAAAATGGCAGATTTAAATGCCTTCTCTATTGATTCAGCAATGATGATGATTGCCGGTACAGCCAGAAGTATGGGATTAAATGTTAAAGGTGGAACCGCTCCACAAAAAAAATAA
- a CDS encoding 50S ribosomal protein L1 produces MARLSKNMKEATAQIDKSVAYSLTDAAGLMKSVSKTKFDASVDISVKLGVDPRQANQMVRGVVTLPHGTGKEVKVLALVTADKEAEAKEAGADYVGLEDYIAKLKDGWTDVDVIITMPSVMGKLGALGRILGPRGLMPNPKTGTVTMEVGKAVSDVKKGKIDFKVDKFGIIHCAIGKSSFEASKIVDNASELLQTILKLKPSASKGTYVQSVYMSSTMSPSVRIDEKSI; encoded by the coding sequence ATGGCTAGACTAAGTAAAAATATGAAAGAAGCGACAGCTCAGATTGATAAGTCTGTAGCCTATTCTCTTACTGACGCTGCTGGTTTAATGAAATCTGTTTCAAAAACTAAATTTGACGCATCAGTAGATATCTCAGTCAAATTAGGTGTTGACCCTAGACAAGCAAACCAAATGGTCAGAGGAGTAGTTACTCTTCCTCACGGAACTGGAAAAGAAGTAAAAGTTCTTGCCTTAGTTACTGCAGACAAAGAAGCAGAAGCTAAAGAAGCAGGTGCAGATTATGTAGGATTAGAAGACTACATAGCTAAGCTCAAAGACGGGTGGACTGATGTTGATGTTATAATTACTATGCCTTCAGTTATGGGTAAGCTTGGTGCTCTAGGACGTATCCTTGGACCAAGAGGCTTAATGCCTAACCCTAAAACTGGTACAGTAACAATGGAAGTTGGTAAAGCAGTTTCTGATGTGAAAAAAGGTAAAATTGATTTCAAAGTAGATAAGTTTGGTATTATTCACTGTGCTATCGGAAAGTCATCATTCGAAGCTTCGAAAATTGTTGACAATGCTAGTGAATTATTACAAACTATTTTGAAGTTAAAACCATCAGCTTCAAAAGGTACATACGTGCAAAGCGTGTACATGTCAAGTACTATGAGTCCAAGTGTTCGTATTGATGAAAAATCAATCTAA
- a CDS encoding 50S ribosomal protein L10, protein MTREEKNKAIDALSVQLVDNKNFYLTDISGLNAESSSNLRRLCYKSDVQIQVIKNTLLKKAMEKNEIDFEQMYDSLKGNTAVMFAESSNAPAKIIKEFRKKQEKPILKSAYIEESFYFGDDQVEVLCSLKSKDELIGDIITLLQSPPKTVISSLQSAGGTLSGIIKTLSERSE, encoded by the coding sequence ATGACAAGAGAAGAAAAAAATAAAGCTATTGACGCACTAAGCGTTCAGTTAGTTGACAATAAGAATTTTTACCTGACAGATATTTCAGGTTTAAATGCTGAAAGTAGCAGTAACTTAAGACGTTTATGCTACAAAAGTGATGTTCAGATTCAAGTAATCAAGAATACACTTTTAAAGAAGGCTATGGAGAAAAATGAAATCGACTTCGAACAAATGTATGATTCTTTAAAAGGAAATACTGCAGTTATGTTCGCAGAGTCATCAAATGCTCCAGCAAAAATTATAAAAGAATTCAGAAAGAAACAAGAAAAGCCAATTTTAAAATCGGCTTACATAGAAGAAAGTTTTTATTTCGGAGATGATCAAGTGGAGGTATTATGCTCATTAAAGTCGAAAGACGAGTTAATTGGCGATATTATTACATTATTACAATCTCCTCCGAAAACAGTTATCTCTTCTCTGCAATCAGCAGGAGGAACACTTTCTGGAATAATTAAAACATTATCTGAGAGATCAGAATAA
- the rplL gene encoding 50S ribosomal protein L7/L12 — MADLKAFAEQLVNLTVKEVSELADILKDEYGIEPAAAAVAVAGPAVGGGGDAAEEKSEFDVILTAAGGSKLAVVKLVKELTGLGLKEAKDIVDGAPAPIKEGVAKDEAEALKTQLEGAGAEVELK, encoded by the coding sequence ATGGCAGATTTAAAAGCTTTCGCAGAACAGTTAGTAAACTTAACTGTTAAAGAAGTAAGTGAATTAGCTGATATCTTAAAAGACGAGTATGGTATTGAACCTGCAGCTGCTGCTGTAGCTGTAGCAGGACCTGCTGTTGGAGGTGGCGGTGACGCTGCTGAAGAGAAATCAGAATTTGATGTAATATTAACAGCCGCTGGAGGTTCTAAGTTAGCAGTAGTAAAACTTGTAAAAGAGTTAACTGGTCTTGGATTAAAAGAAGCTAAAGATATTGTAGACGGTGCGCCAGCTCCAATCAAGGAAGGTGTAGCAAAAGACGAAGCAGAAGCATTGAAAACTCAATTAGAGGGTGCAGGTGCTGAAGTTGAGCTTAAATAA
- the rpoB gene encoding DNA-directed RNA polymerase subunit beta has product MTSNKTTNRINFASTKNQLEYPDFLDIQIGAFRDFFQIGASSDRRKEEGLCRVFNDHFPISDSRNNFVLEFIDYAIDPPRYSIEECIERGLTYKVPLKAKLKLYCTDPDHEDFETIEQEVFLGSVPYVTPKGSFVINGAERVVVSQLHRSPGVFFGHSFHSNGAKLYSARVIPFKGSWIEFATDIHNVMYAYIDRKKKLPVTTLLRSIGFENDKDILEIFDLADEVRVSKASLKRVVGRKLAARILKTWIEDFVDEDTGEVVSIERNEVIVDRETIIEKEHIDDIIDSGSKTVLLHKEDISTSEYAIIYNTLQKDPTNSEKEAVIYIYRQLRNAEPPDEETARGIIDKLFFSDQRYSLGEVGRFRINKKLGLNVDSDIQILTKEDIISIIKNLVELANSKTNVDDIDHLSNRRVRTVGEQLSNQFSLGLSRMARTIRERMNVRDNEVFTPVDLINAKTLSSVINSFFGTNQLSQFMDQTNPLAEVTHKRRMSALGPGGLSRERAGFEVRDVHYTHYGRLCPIETPEGPNIGLISSLCVYAKVNSLGFIETPYRKVKEGVVQLNEAPIYLTAEEENDMTIAQANAPVADSGKFEIDRVKARFEGDYPVTEPQNISLMDVAPNQIASIAASLIPFLEHDDANRALMGSNMMRQAVPLLQAEAPIVGTGLEPQVARDSRVLVNAKGKGTVEYVDANEIHIRYDKTDEERLLSFDDDVKVYSLTKFKKTNQNTCINLKPIVVKGDKVVKGQVLCEGYATQNGELAIGRNLKVAFMPWKGYNFEDAIVLSERVVREDLFTSIHIEEMLVNVRDTKRGPEELTADIPNVSEEATKDLDENGMIRVGADIKAGDIIIGKITPKGESDPTPEEKLLKAIFGDKAGDVKDASLKARPSFKGVVIDKKLFSKSIKDKRTRAMDKETVAELEKDYNKLSADLKNVLVNKLFTLLSGKTSQGIVSLLGDDLISKGVKYTLKTLQAIDYETFNVRASKWVVDKDLNAKVHLLMNNYLFKNSELLSDFRRKKFAVTVGDELPAGVLKLAKVYVAKKRKVQVGDKLAGRHGNKGIVAKIVRDEDMPFLEDGSTVDIVLNPLGVPSRMNLGQIYETVLGWAGQKLDRKYFTPVFDGASIDDINKETDEAGLPRFGQTYLYDGGTGERFDQPATVGIIYMLKLGHMVDDKMHARSIGPYSLITQQPLGGKAQFGGQRLGEMEVWALEGYGASNILQEMLTVKSDDVVGRAKAYEAIVKGSPMPTPGIPESFNVLMHELLGLGLKVTLD; this is encoded by the coding sequence TTGACTTCAAATAAAACTACCAATAGAATCAATTTTGCTTCAACTAAGAATCAGCTTGAATACCCAGATTTTTTGGATATTCAAATTGGTGCATTTAGGGATTTCTTTCAAATAGGAGCATCATCTGACAGAAGAAAAGAAGAAGGACTATGTAGAGTGTTCAATGATCACTTTCCTATTTCTGACTCAAGAAATAATTTTGTTTTAGAGTTTATTGACTACGCTATTGACCCACCAAGATATTCCATTGAAGAGTGTATTGAAAGAGGTTTAACGTACAAAGTACCTTTGAAAGCAAAACTTAAATTGTATTGTACTGACCCTGATCATGAGGATTTTGAAACCATAGAACAAGAGGTGTTTTTAGGTTCTGTACCTTATGTTACTCCAAAGGGGTCATTTGTAATTAACGGTGCTGAGCGTGTGGTAGTTTCACAATTGCATCGTTCTCCAGGTGTTTTCTTTGGACACAGTTTCCATTCCAATGGAGCTAAACTTTACTCAGCTAGAGTTATTCCATTTAAAGGTTCATGGATAGAATTTGCTACGGATATTCACAATGTAATGTATGCTTACATTGACAGAAAGAAAAAGTTGCCTGTAACAACATTATTAAGGTCTATTGGCTTTGAAAATGATAAAGATATTTTAGAAATATTCGATCTTGCAGATGAAGTAAGAGTTAGTAAAGCATCTCTTAAAAGAGTTGTTGGACGAAAACTTGCAGCAAGAATATTAAAAACTTGGATTGAAGACTTCGTTGATGAAGATACTGGTGAGGTTGTTTCAATCGAAAGAAACGAAGTAATTGTTGATAGAGAGACAATTATCGAGAAAGAGCACATTGATGATATAATTGATTCAGGCTCAAAAACAGTACTTCTTCATAAAGAAGATATTAGTACATCAGAGTATGCTATAATTTACAATACTCTACAAAAAGACCCTACTAACTCAGAAAAGGAAGCTGTAATTTATATCTACAGACAACTCCGTAATGCTGAGCCACCAGATGAGGAAACAGCTAGAGGCATAATTGACAAGTTGTTTTTCTCTGATCAACGATACAGTCTTGGTGAAGTAGGTCGTTTTAGAATTAACAAAAAATTAGGTTTGAATGTTGATTCAGACATACAAATCCTAACTAAAGAAGATATTATTTCAATTATCAAGAACTTAGTTGAGTTAGCTAACTCTAAAACTAATGTTGATGATATTGATCACTTAAGTAACAGAAGAGTAAGAACAGTTGGTGAGCAGTTATCAAATCAGTTCAGTTTAGGTCTTTCAAGAATGGCTAGAACCATTAGAGAAAGAATGAACGTAAGAGATAACGAAGTATTTACACCAGTTGATTTGATTAATGCAAAGACATTATCTTCTGTAATTAATTCATTCTTTGGAACTAATCAGCTATCTCAGTTTATGGATCAAACAAATCCATTAGCAGAGGTAACTCACAAACGTAGAATGTCTGCTCTAGGACCTGGTGGTCTTTCAAGAGAAAGAGCTGGTTTTGAGGTGCGTGATGTACACTATACTCACTATGGTAGATTATGTCCAATTGAAACTCCTGAAGGACCAAACATTGGTCTTATTTCTTCACTTTGTGTTTATGCAAAAGTGAATAGTCTTGGATTTATTGAAACGCCTTACAGAAAAGTAAAAGAAGGCGTTGTTCAGTTGAACGAAGCCCCAATTTACTTGACTGCTGAGGAAGAAAACGATATGACAATTGCTCAGGCTAATGCTCCTGTAGCTGATTCTGGAAAATTTGAAATTGATCGTGTAAAAGCAAGATTTGAAGGTGATTATCCAGTAACAGAGCCGCAGAATATTAGTTTAATGGACGTCGCTCCTAACCAAATTGCATCAATTGCAGCATCTCTTATTCCATTCTTGGAGCATGATGATGCTAACCGTGCATTGATGGGATCGAACATGATGCGTCAGGCAGTTCCATTACTACAAGCTGAAGCACCAATTGTTGGAACAGGACTTGAGCCACAAGTTGCTCGTGACTCACGTGTACTTGTAAACGCTAAAGGGAAAGGTACAGTAGAATATGTTGATGCTAATGAAATTCATATTCGTTACGATAAAACGGATGAAGAACGTTTATTGTCATTTGATGATGATGTAAAGGTTTACAGTCTAACGAAGTTTAAAAAGACTAACCAAAATACATGTATCAACCTAAAACCTATTGTTGTAAAAGGCGATAAGGTTGTAAAAGGTCAGGTATTATGTGAAGGTTATGCTACACAAAATGGTGAATTGGCTATTGGTAGAAACTTGAAAGTGGCGTTTATGCCATGGAAAGGATACAACTTTGAGGATGCTATCGTTCTTTCTGAGCGTGTTGTTCGTGAAGACTTATTTACATCTATTCACATTGAAGAGATGTTGGTAAATGTAAGAGATACTAAGAGAGGACCAGAAGAGCTAACAGCAGACATTCCAAATGTTTCAGAAGAAGCCACAAAAGATCTTGATGAAAATGGTATGATTCGAGTAGGTGCAGATATTAAAGCTGGTGATATAATCATCGGTAAAATTACACCTAAAGGTGAGTCTGACCCTACACCAGAAGAAAAGCTTCTTAAAGCAATCTTTGGTGACAAGGCAGGTGATGTAAAAGATGCTTCACTTAAAGCAAGACCTTCATTTAAAGGTGTTGTAATAGACAAAAAACTGTTCTCAAAATCTATCAAGGATAAAAGAACCCGAGCAATGGATAAAGAAACCGTTGCTGAACTTGAAAAGGATTATAACAAATTATCAGCTGACTTAAAAAATGTTTTAGTTAATAAACTATTTACCTTGTTGAGTGGTAAAACTTCTCAAGGTATTGTTAGTTTGCTTGGTGATGATTTAATCTCAAAAGGAGTTAAGTATACACTAAAGACTCTACAAGCAATAGATTATGAAACATTCAATGTTAGAGCCTCTAAGTGGGTTGTTGACAAAGATTTAAACGCTAAAGTTCATTTGTTAATGAACAATTATCTATTCAAGAACAGCGAGTTGTTAAGTGATTTCCGTAGAAAGAAATTTGCAGTGACAGTTGGAGATGAACTACCTGCAGGTGTTCTTAAATTGGCTAAGGTATATGTCGCTAAAAAACGTAAAGTTCAAGTTGGTGATAAATTAGCTGGAAGACACGGTAACAAAGGTATTGTAGCAAAAATAGTACGTGACGAAGATATGCCGTTCCTAGAAGATGGTTCTACTGTTGATATCGTATTAAACCCACTAGGTGTACCTTCGCGTATGAACCTTGGACAGATATATGAAACTGTACTAGGGTGGGCTGGACAAAAGTTAGACAGAAAATACTTCACTCCTGTATTTGATGGTGCTTCTATTGATGACATCAACAAAGAAACAGATGAAGCAGGTCTTCCAAGATTTGGGCAAACTTATCTTTACGATGGTGGTACCGGAGAGCGATTTGATCAACCAGCAACAGTTGGTATCATATATATGCTTAAACTAGGTCACATGGTTGATGATAAGATGCATGCTCGTTCTATTGGACCATACTCATTGATTACACAGCAACCACTAGGAGGTAAAGCTCAGTTTGGTGGTCAGAGACTTGGTGAGATGGAGGTGTGGGCACTTGAAGGATATGGAGCATCCAATATCTTGCAAGAAATGCTTACAGTAAAATCGGATGATGTTGTTGGACGTGCGAAAGCTTATGAAGCAATTGTGAAAGGAAGTCCAATGCCAACACCTGGTATTCCAGAATCATTTAATGTACTAATGCACGAGCTACTAGGTCTTGGACTAAAAGTAACTCTAGACTAA